In Virgibacillus sp. NKC19-16, a single genomic region encodes these proteins:
- the trmL gene encoding tRNA (uridine(34)/cytosine(34)/5-carboxymethylaminomethyluridine(34)-2'-O)-methyltransferase TrmL, which produces MSLHVVLFQPEIPANTGNIARTCLGTDTTLHLIHPLGFSTDDKMLRRAGLDYWKDVEIKEYDSLDELYETYPEGIFYYIENFGTKHYTDYDYSNIDEDIFFVFGRETDGIPKELLEGKEDRCLRIHMNDKIRSLNLANTAAIIIYEALRQQHFPKMD; this is translated from the coding sequence GTGAGTTTACATGTCGTATTATTTCAACCAGAGATACCCGCTAATACCGGTAATATAGCAAGAACATGCCTTGGTACAGATACAACACTACATTTAATCCATCCACTCGGCTTTTCTACAGATGACAAAATGCTGCGCCGAGCTGGACTGGATTATTGGAAAGATGTTGAAATTAAGGAATATGATTCATTAGATGAATTATATGAAACGTACCCGGAAGGTATATTTTATTATATTGAAAATTTTGGTACAAAGCATTATACAGATTATGATTATAGTAATATAGATGAGGACATATTCTTTGTTTTCGGCCGTGAAACAGACGGAATTCCAAAAGAACTGTTAGAAGGGAAAGAGGATCGGTGTCTTCGGATCCATATGAATGATAAAATTCGTTCCTTGAATTTAGCAAATACAGCAGCAATTATTATTTATGAAGCATTAAGGCAACAGCATTTTCCAAAAATGGATTAA
- a CDS encoding NupC/NupG family nucleoside CNT transporter codes for MGRIIVEVILGLLAIVVVIGIAFLMSNDKKNINFKAIGIMLVIQLLITWFMFSTQIGQAIINGISAVFNKLIEFGTEGINFVVGGFEIQEGGVFFFNVLLLIIFFATLLQVLTYLKVLPITIKYIGGLISKITGLPKIESFNGVNSIFFGQSEALIAIRSQFHHLTHNRLYIVSASAMSSVSASIVGSFLQMMPAEYILLALPLNMFSALMVASVVAPVTVPEEEDYVDVKNVSNDRSIFEAMSNGALEGGKIALIVAAMLIAFIASLELVNWLIQLVFAGVTLQQILGYILAPIGLLMGIAPSEVIEAGSIMGTKIVTNEFVAMLAFEPLLDEMSEKTIGIVTVFLTSFANFSSIGIIAGTVKGIDGDKAATVSGFGMKLLIGSILASILSATVAGLFL; via the coding sequence ATGGGGAGGATTATAGTGGAGGTTATTTTAGGATTATTAGCAATTGTAGTAGTAATTGGCATCGCATTTTTGATGTCTAATGATAAGAAAAACATTAATTTTAAAGCTATTGGCATTATGCTGGTAATACAATTGTTGATAACTTGGTTTATGTTCTCAACACAAATTGGACAAGCAATTATAAATGGAATATCAGCAGTGTTTAATAAATTAATTGAATTTGGAACAGAAGGAATAAACTTTGTGGTAGGTGGGTTTGAGATTCAAGAGGGGGGCGTTTTCTTTTTTAACGTCTTGTTACTGATTATCTTTTTCGCAACCCTGCTCCAAGTTTTAACGTATTTAAAAGTTCTACCTATAACTATTAAATATATTGGCGGTCTTATTTCAAAAATTACAGGCTTACCAAAAATTGAATCGTTTAATGGTGTGAACAGTATCTTTTTTGGGCAGTCTGAAGCTTTAATAGCGATTAGATCACAATTCCACCATTTAACTCATAATCGACTGTACATCGTTAGTGCTTCTGCCATGAGTTCTGTGTCAGCGTCTATTGTAGGTTCTTTTCTTCAGATGATGCCAGCGGAATATATTTTGTTGGCACTACCATTAAACATGTTCAGCGCATTGATGGTTGCATCTGTTGTTGCACCTGTTACAGTTCCGGAAGAAGAAGATTATGTGGATGTAAAAAATGTCTCAAATGATAGAAGTATTTTTGAAGCAATGAGTAACGGCGCGCTTGAAGGTGGTAAAATTGCATTAATTGTTGCTGCGATGCTAATTGCATTTATTGCTTCTTTGGAATTAGTAAACTGGTTGATTCAATTAGTGTTTGCCGGCGTAACATTACAACAGATTTTAGGATATATTCTTGCCCCAATTGGTTTATTAATGGGGATAGCCCCAAGTGAAGTCATTGAAGCGGGCTCCATAATGGGGACGAAAATAGTGACAAATGAGTTTGTAGCAATGCTTGCATTCGAGCCATTGCTTGATGAGATGTCAGAGAAAACAATTGGTATTGTAACCGTATTTCTGACAAGTTTTGCTAACTTCTCATCTATTGGAATTATTGCCGGAACCGTGAAAGGTATTGACGGTGATAAGGCGGCTACTGTTTCAGGTTTTGGCATGAAATTGTTGATAGGCTCTATATTAGCATCAATTTTATCCGCTACAGTCGCAGGTCTTTTCTTATAA
- a CDS encoding undecaprenyldiphospho-muramoylpentapeptide beta-N-acetylglucosaminyltransferase has translation MRKKRILFTGGGSAGHVIVNLALIPVYARAGWEIDYIGSKDGIERKLIGELEDVTYHPISTGKLRRYMSKENLKDPFKVLKGTMQAWRIIGKRKPAVIFSKGGFVSVPVVAAAKLRNVPAVIHESDYTPGLANKIAIPFAKKVLATFEETMQYLPEPKREYVGAVIREELFQGNKEKGLAFAGLTKEKPVLLVMGGSGGAEKINETLRESLSELLPSFQIIHICGQGKVDHSINEEGYAQFEYVNEELKDIFAATDFVLSRAGSNAIFEFLALRIPMLLIPLSKQASRGDQIINAKSFAEKRYARVLEEESLTIEVLVRELQQLREFSSIMTDHMKEYKSEKARERVMEILEENMK, from the coding sequence ATGAGAAAAAAACGCATCCTCTTCACTGGTGGGGGGAGTGCTGGCCATGTTATTGTGAATCTTGCATTGATCCCTGTGTATGCACGCGCGGGATGGGAAATTGATTATATAGGGTCAAAAGATGGAATTGAAAGAAAGCTTATCGGAGAATTGGAGGATGTTACCTATCATCCCATTTCAACCGGGAAGTTGCGCCGCTATATGTCAAAAGAAAACCTGAAGGATCCGTTTAAAGTACTGAAAGGGACCATGCAGGCATGGAGGATTATTGGCAAGCGAAAGCCTGCAGTCATTTTTTCCAAAGGCGGATTTGTCTCCGTTCCAGTCGTAGCAGCTGCTAAATTGCGTAACGTGCCGGCAGTTATTCATGAATCGGATTACACGCCGGGTCTTGCGAATAAAATTGCCATTCCCTTTGCAAAAAAAGTTCTAGCAACCTTTGAAGAAACAATGCAATATCTCCCTGAACCAAAGAGAGAATATGTTGGTGCTGTGATTCGCGAAGAGCTTTTCCAAGGGAATAAAGAAAAGGGGCTGGCATTCGCTGGATTGACAAAAGAAAAACCAGTTTTACTCGTGATGGGAGGCAGTGGTGGTGCTGAGAAAATAAATGAAACACTCAGAGAAAGCCTCTCTGAATTGTTGCCATCCTTCCAAATTATCCATATTTGTGGTCAAGGAAAAGTAGATCACTCTATTAATGAAGAGGGATATGCACAGTTTGAATATGTAAATGAAGAGTTAAAGGATATTTTTGCGGCAACAGATTTTGTATTATCAAGGGCGGGCTCCAATGCAATATTTGAATTTTTAGCATTGCGTATCCCTATGCTGCTCATCCCGTTATCGAAACAAGCAAGCAGGGGGGATCAAATTATCAATGCAAAATCATTCGCTGAAAAAAGATATGCTCGAGTGCTTGAAGAGGAATCATTAACGATAGAGGTATTGGTTAGGGAACTTCAGCAACTAAGAGAGTTTTCATCAATTATGACCGATCATATGAAAGAATATAAAAGTGAAAAAGCACGTGAACGTGTGATGGAGATCTTAGAAGAAAACATGAAATAG
- a CDS encoding NCS2 family permease, whose amino-acid sequence MERLFKFKENNTNIRTEFVAGVTTFLTMVYIIVVNPAILSSAGVPFDQVFMATVISAVVGTLYMAFFANYPIAIAPGMGMNAYFASVVATQGISYQVVFGAVFLAGILFILLSLTQLRETLIYAIPASLKYGITSGIGLFIAFVGLRNAGLVVPNDANIVGLGDLGDPMILLTITGLFITLILLVLKLKGALFLGMLATGLIAFFTGQLEFTNEVVSMPPMPVFFDMNIGGVFTNGLYTVVFAFLLVTIFDTTGTMIGVAEQAGFMKNGNMPRAKQALLADATATTVGSMFGTSPASAYVESTSGVAAGGRTGMTSVVVAALFALSVFFTPIIQIVANIPAITSPVLIIVGCFMMEGLSKIDWKTFDEAFPAFAVILTMPFTSSIATGIAIGFITYPLLKLVGGKGREVHWILYLFGVIFVLQMIFFPMH is encoded by the coding sequence GTGGAAAGATTATTTAAGTTTAAAGAAAACAACACAAATATTCGAACAGAATTTGTAGCTGGGGTTACAACTTTTCTTACAATGGTTTATATTATCGTAGTAAATCCTGCTATTCTGTCTTCAGCTGGGGTACCATTTGACCAGGTTTTTATGGCTACTGTTATTTCCGCAGTGGTTGGTACATTATATATGGCATTTTTTGCAAACTATCCAATTGCTATAGCACCGGGGATGGGGATGAATGCCTATTTTGCCAGTGTGGTTGCCACACAGGGTATATCCTATCAGGTAGTTTTCGGTGCTGTGTTTTTAGCTGGTATTCTTTTTATTTTATTAAGTCTTACGCAATTACGGGAAACATTAATTTATGCGATCCCAGCATCATTAAAGTACGGAATCACATCGGGTATTGGTCTTTTCATTGCGTTTGTAGGGCTGAGAAATGCTGGTTTGGTCGTTCCAAACGATGCAAATATTGTTGGGTTAGGTGACCTGGGTGATCCGATGATACTGCTGACGATTACTGGATTGTTTATAACCTTAATATTGCTTGTTCTGAAATTAAAGGGTGCCCTATTTTTAGGGATGTTGGCAACAGGGCTCATTGCGTTTTTCACAGGACAACTGGAATTCACAAACGAGGTTGTTTCAATGCCTCCTATGCCGGTGTTTTTTGATATGAATATTGGTGGAGTTTTCACGAATGGTCTTTATACCGTCGTTTTCGCGTTTTTACTTGTAACGATCTTTGATACAACCGGTACAATGATCGGTGTTGCTGAACAGGCTGGGTTCATGAAAAATGGAAATATGCCACGAGCAAAGCAAGCTCTCTTGGCAGATGCGACCGCTACAACAGTTGGTTCTATGTTCGGGACAAGCCCCGCGTCAGCATATGTTGAATCCACCTCAGGCGTTGCAGCAGGTGGGAGAACGGGGATGACATCTGTCGTAGTAGCAGCCTTATTTGCATTATCCGTTTTCTTTACGCCCATCATTCAGATTGTCGCAAACATTCCTGCGATAACATCACCTGTATTAATTATCGTTGGTTGTTTCATGATGGAGGGACTGTCTAAAATTGACTGGAAAACCTTTGACGAAGCATTTCCGGCTTTTGCGGTTATTCTTACCATGCCATTTACATCAAGTATTGCCACAGGAATAGCTATTGGATTTATCACATATCCGCTATTGAAGCTCGTAGGTGGGAAAGGAAGAGAAGTACACTGGATATTATATTTGTTTGGTGTGATTTTTGTACTGCAAATGATTTTCTTCCCTATGCATTAA
- the odhB gene encoding 2-oxoglutarate dehydrogenase complex dihydrolipoyllysine-residue succinyltransferase — translation MNEIKIPELAESITEGTIAEWLVKKGDKVEKGDPVVELETDKINVEVNSDFAGVITEIVSEEGDDVEVGDVIAKIDENGEAGGDTTEEESKEEPKEESSKEKASIEDKDESSKKEEPKDDSTNDVVASPAARKRARELNIDLGEVSPRDPLGRVRPEDVDAAAKSKNEKKESKPAKKEETKKSEKTEFDKPVERIKMSRRRQTIAKRLVEAQETAAMLTTFNEVDLTEVMKIRSERKEKFIEKHGVKLGFMSFFTKAVVGALKEFPLLNAEIQGNEIVKKNFYDIGIAVSAEDGLVVPVVRDADKLDFAGIERKIGELGKKAQENNLGLDEIQGGSFSITNGGTFGSMLSTPILNAPQVGILGMHNIQKRAMVMPDDSIEVRPMMYIALSYDHRIVDGSEAVRFLVRIKQLLEDPYDLLLEG, via the coding sequence GTGAACGAAATTAAAATTCCAGAACTTGCCGAATCAATTACAGAAGGCACAATTGCCGAGTGGTTAGTAAAAAAAGGGGATAAAGTAGAAAAAGGTGATCCGGTTGTCGAGTTAGAAACGGATAAAATTAATGTTGAAGTAAACTCCGATTTCGCTGGGGTAATCACTGAAATCGTTAGCGAAGAAGGCGATGATGTAGAAGTTGGTGATGTGATCGCTAAAATAGATGAGAACGGTGAAGCTGGCGGGGATACTACCGAAGAAGAATCCAAAGAAGAACCAAAAGAAGAATCGTCGAAAGAAAAAGCATCTATCGAAGACAAAGATGAATCTTCTAAAAAGGAAGAGCCAAAAGATGACAGTACAAATGATGTCGTTGCTTCACCGGCAGCCAGAAAACGGGCACGCGAATTAAATATTGATTTGGGAGAAGTGAGCCCGCGTGATCCATTAGGTCGTGTCCGTCCGGAAGACGTAGACGCGGCAGCAAAAAGTAAAAATGAAAAGAAAGAGTCGAAACCTGCTAAGAAAGAAGAGACGAAGAAATCCGAGAAAACAGAGTTTGATAAACCGGTAGAGCGTATAAAAATGTCACGTCGCCGTCAAACCATTGCTAAGCGTCTCGTGGAAGCACAAGAAACGGCAGCAATGCTCACAACTTTTAACGAAGTAGACCTGACGGAAGTAATGAAAATCCGTAGTGAGCGTAAGGAAAAATTCATTGAAAAACATGGTGTGAAACTTGGTTTTATGTCATTCTTTACAAAAGCAGTTGTAGGTGCATTGAAAGAGTTCCCATTACTTAACGCGGAGATCCAGGGCAATGAAATTGTAAAGAAAAACTTCTATGATATAGGTATTGCTGTATCTGCAGAAGATGGATTGGTAGTTCCGGTTGTACGTGATGCAGATAAACTGGATTTTGCAGGGATAGAACGTAAAATTGGAGAACTTGGTAAAAAAGCACAGGAAAATAATCTGGGACTGGATGAAATACAAGGTGGATCATTCTCAATTACAAATGGTGGAACCTTTGGATCAATGTTATCCACTCCAATATTAAATGCGCCACAAGTTGGTATTTTGGGGATGCATAATATCCAAAAACGTGCGATGGTTATGCCTGATGATTCTATTGAAGTTCGTCCGATGATGTATATTGCACTTTCTTATGACCATCGAATCGTTGATGGTAGTGAAGCAGTTCGGTTCCTAGTACGCATTAAACAATTACTTGAAGATCCATATGATCTATTGCTTGAAGGATAA
- a CDS encoding 2-oxoglutarate dehydrogenase E1 component, translated as MALNEESSERFWEQFNGPNMGYVEEQYDLYKEDPESLDASTKEMFDKYGAPDWLNQSNGETQTLSEKTSKNDVKKLTSAMKLVEAIRRYGHLEADIYPVGLQKTRKSELVDPKKYGLSDEDLKNIPAEWLWEKAPSNIESGLDVINEFKKYYTGTITYEYDHVNNDEERKWLLELIEAGEARLDLSDEDKQQLLERLAHVEGFEAFLQKTFVGQKRFSIEGLESMVPMLDQIVKYAAADKIENIMMGMAHRGRLSVLAHVLGKPYDKIFSEFHHSPDKELMPSEGSMGINHGWTGDVKYHLGATKDVNETETATRITLAHNPSHLEFVNPVVEGFARAAQDDRSEKGYPMRDDSKAFGVLIHGDAAFIGEGVVAETLNLSGLPGYTTGGSLHIIANNLVGYTTNQRDGRSTRYASDLAKGFEIPIIHVNADDPIACISAIRIGYEYRKKFHKDFLIDLVGYRRYGHNEMDEPRSTQPKLYQDIDNHPTAVNVFANVLEEKGVLDTEGFEGIQEKVERDLRDIYESMKENEAGQAEAEAIPKALRNGIDQYETAVPLDTLKSLNKGLMNRPEGFNSFKKVERILKRREDALKEGNKVDWGAGEALAYATILQDGVPIRLTGQDTERGTFAHRHLVLHDTENSDEYSPLHGLDAAKASFDIRNSPLSEAGVLGFEYGYSVQSPNTLVIWEAQFGDFANAAQVIFDQFISAARAKWGEKSNMVMLLPHGYEGQGPEHSSARLERFLQMAAENNWIVANVTSSAQFFHLIRRQAVMRGREEARPLVLMTPKSLLRNQRVASVAEEFTDGRFQPLRKQPNPNVKKENVTRLLIGSGKVMVDIEEELDDSEEKFDWLQVLRLEQIYPFPKKQLEAELKDLPNVEEIVWVQEEPKNMGSWDFVDDYLRDLLQDGQTLRYIGRPNRASPAVGVPNVHKTEQSQIIQKALNSSKGGETSERN; from the coding sequence GTGGCACTGAATGAGGAATCCAGTGAGAGATTCTGGGAACAGTTTAATGGACCAAACATGGGGTATGTAGAAGAACAATATGATTTGTATAAAGAGGATCCGGAAAGCCTTGACGCCTCTACAAAAGAAATGTTCGACAAATACGGGGCACCTGATTGGCTAAATCAATCAAATGGTGAGACTCAAACTCTATCTGAAAAAACTTCAAAAAATGATGTTAAAAAGCTGACCTCTGCAATGAAACTTGTTGAGGCTATTCGACGTTATGGGCATTTGGAGGCAGATATTTATCCGGTTGGTCTTCAAAAGACAAGAAAATCGGAGTTAGTCGACCCCAAAAAATATGGATTAAGCGATGAAGATTTAAAAAACATACCAGCAGAATGGTTATGGGAAAAAGCACCAAGCAATATTGAAAGCGGTTTGGATGTTATTAATGAATTTAAAAAGTATTACACGGGTACGATCACCTATGAATATGATCATGTGAATAATGACGAAGAACGTAAATGGTTACTGGAATTAATCGAAGCTGGAGAAGCGCGGTTGGATTTATCTGATGAAGACAAGCAACAACTACTCGAACGCCTTGCACATGTAGAAGGTTTTGAAGCATTCCTTCAAAAAACATTTGTTGGTCAAAAGCGTTTTTCCATTGAAGGTTTAGAATCAATGGTACCAATGCTTGACCAAATTGTTAAATACGCTGCTGCAGATAAAATAGAAAATATCATGATGGGAATGGCGCACCGTGGTCGACTTTCGGTTTTGGCCCATGTGTTAGGAAAACCATATGACAAGATATTCTCTGAATTCCATCATTCCCCGGATAAGGAATTAATGCCTTCTGAAGGATCGATGGGGATAAATCATGGCTGGACCGGAGATGTGAAATATCACCTTGGTGCAACGAAGGATGTTAACGAGACAGAAACAGCAACACGTATTACATTGGCGCATAATCCGTCACACTTGGAATTTGTAAATCCTGTGGTTGAAGGGTTTGCACGTGCAGCACAGGATGATCGTTCCGAAAAAGGATATCCAATGCGTGATGATAGTAAAGCCTTTGGAGTACTTATTCATGGAGACGCTGCATTTATTGGTGAGGGTGTTGTTGCGGAGACGCTAAACTTGAGTGGATTGCCGGGCTATACAACAGGAGGCTCGCTTCATATTATTGCAAACAATCTGGTTGGCTACACAACAAATCAGAGGGATGGGCGTTCCACACGTTATGCAAGCGATTTAGCCAAGGGGTTTGAAATTCCGATCATTCATGTAAACGCTGACGATCCAATAGCCTGTATATCAGCGATTCGAATTGGCTATGAATATCGGAAAAAATTCCATAAGGATTTTCTTATTGATTTAGTAGGCTATCGCCGTTATGGCCATAATGAGATGGATGAGCCAAGATCAACACAGCCAAAGCTGTATCAGGATATTGATAACCACCCTACAGCAGTAAACGTTTTTGCTAACGTATTGGAAGAAAAAGGGGTTTTGGATACAGAAGGATTTGAAGGTATACAAGAAAAAGTCGAGCGTGATCTTCGTGATATATATGAAAGCATGAAGGAAAACGAAGCAGGTCAAGCTGAGGCAGAGGCCATTCCAAAAGCCTTACGAAATGGAATTGATCAATACGAGACAGCTGTACCACTTGATACGCTAAAATCCCTAAATAAAGGATTAATGAACCGGCCGGAAGGATTTAATAGCTTTAAAAAAGTTGAAAGAATTCTTAAACGGCGCGAGGATGCACTGAAAGAAGGCAATAAAGTAGACTGGGGTGCAGGAGAAGCGTTAGCCTATGCAACTATTTTACAGGACGGGGTTCCAATTCGCTTGACGGGCCAGGATACGGAAAGAGGGACTTTTGCTCACCGTCATCTTGTATTACATGATACAGAGAATAGTGATGAATATAGTCCACTGCACGGATTGGACGCGGCGAAGGCATCATTTGATATTCGTAATAGTCCATTATCTGAGGCAGGTGTATTAGGATTTGAATACGGGTATAGTGTTCAATCACCAAATACATTGGTTATTTGGGAAGCGCAATTCGGTGACTTTGCGAATGCTGCCCAAGTTATATTTGACCAATTTATTTCTGCCGCTCGTGCAAAGTGGGGCGAGAAATCAAATATGGTAATGCTATTGCCGCATGGATATGAAGGACAAGGACCGGAACATTCCAGTGCGCGTTTGGAACGTTTCCTGCAAATGGCTGCAGAAAATAATTGGATTGTCGCAAATGTCACATCATCTGCACAATTTTTCCATTTAATTCGCAGGCAAGCCGTAATGCGTGGACGTGAAGAAGCCAGACCATTAGTATTAATGACACCGAAAAGCCTGTTGCGTAATCAACGTGTAGCGTCCGTAGCGGAAGAATTCACAGATGGTAGGTTCCAACCATTACGAAAGCAGCCAAACCCGAATGTTAAGAAAGAGAATGTAACACGCTTACTTATAGGGAGTGGCAAAGTAATGGTGGATATCGAAGAGGAACTGGATGATTCAGAGGAAAAATTCGATTGGCTGCAGGTATTACGTCTGGAGCAAATTTATCCATTCCCTAAAAAGCAGCTGGAAGCAGAATTAAAAGATCTACCAAATGTGGAAGAAATTGTTTGGGTACAGGAAGAACCGAAAAATATGGGCAGCTGGGATTTCGTTGATGATTATTTAAGAGATCTCCTGCAGGATGGCCAAACCTTACGATATATCGGGCGTCCTAATCGTGCATCTCCTGCAGTCGGTGTACCGAATGTTCATAAAACAGAACAAAGTCAGATAATCCAAAAAGCACTCAATTCATCAAAAGGAGGAGAAACCAGTGAACGAAATTAA
- a CDS encoding ABC transporter substrate-binding protein: MKKLIILICATVLVVLSACGDSDGNGDSGSDEAGGEGIDTIVLSDAGWDSNRVHNSIAQTIIEEGYGYDTDVTAGTTAATFQGLIEGDINVYMEAWTDNIKEIYTEAIEAGDIEEVSVNFDDNNQGLYVPTYVIEGDEERGIEPMAPDLQTVEDLKDYPEVFEDPEDPGRGRVVNAPSGWAVQEAIDAKFDIYGLDATMNNFMPGSDAAIVADLTDAYNAGEAWVGYYWSPTAVTATMDLTLLEEPEYDEAEWEETKATEFPPNDVTVAVHKDLPEQAPDVVEFLSNYETSSDLTEQALTYMDENDATPEEAANWWMNEHEDIWTSWVPEDVAETVKEAL, translated from the coding sequence ATGAAGAAGTTAATCATTTTAATTTGTGCTACTGTATTAGTAGTGCTTTCTGCCTGTGGGGATTCAGATGGAAATGGAGATTCCGGCTCAGACGAAGCAGGGGGAGAGGGAATTGACACAATTGTATTATCTGATGCTGGTTGGGACAGCAATCGTGTTCACAATAGTATTGCACAAACGATCATTGAAGAAGGTTATGGCTATGATACAGACGTTACAGCTGGAACAACAGCAGCTACGTTTCAAGGTCTTATAGAAGGTGACATTAACGTTTACATGGAAGCATGGACAGATAACATAAAAGAAATTTACACAGAAGCAATTGAAGCAGGGGATATTGAAGAGGTTTCTGTTAACTTTGACGATAATAATCAAGGCCTATATGTACCAACATATGTCATTGAGGGTGACGAGGAGCGAGGTATTGAGCCAATGGCACCTGATTTACAAACAGTTGAAGATTTAAAGGATTACCCGGAAGTGTTTGAAGACCCTGAAGATCCTGGCAGAGGAAGAGTTGTGAATGCTCCAAGTGGATGGGCTGTTCAAGAAGCAATTGATGCGAAATTCGATATCTATGGATTGGACGCGACAATGAATAATTTCATGCCTGGTTCTGATGCTGCGATCGTGGCAGATCTTACAGACGCATACAATGCAGGTGAAGCTTGGGTAGGATACTACTGGTCACCAACTGCTGTAACGGCTACGATGGATTTAACTTTACTGGAAGAGCCTGAATATGATGAAGCAGAATGGGAAGAAACAAAAGCAACAGAATTTCCTCCAAATGATGTTACGGTTGCCGTTCATAAAGATTTGCCGGAGCAAGCACCGGATGTCGTAGAGTTTTTGAGTAACTATGAAACGAGCAGCGACCTTACTGAGCAAGCTTTAACATATATGGATGAAAATGATGCTACGCCTGAGGAAGCTGCAAACTGGTGGATGAACGAACATGAGGATATTTGGACAAGCTGGGTACCTGAGGATGTAGCTGAAACAGTGAAAGAGGCGTTGTAA
- a CDS encoding amidase domain-containing protein — protein MEKLKEMWMNFLREERNTDDWWVRKKALWRERESEIVRIQGDAKIYRKIRYENEAEYAYLLHVAYFIKQGDHFHREEQVTPYRFRLLDGEITDHKEIVPAKQPTAKQSITPDEIQERSAHMRFSYDRLAAVQYAERWWNSYNPNYRKFDVDCTNYVSQCLRAGGAPMRGAPVREQGWWYQDDNWSFSWAVAHSMRWYLSGSEEGLQGKEVENAEALLPGDIICYDFEGDGRFDHNTIVVAKDSYGMPLVNAHTDNSRNRYWSYEDSTAWTPNIQYKFFQIGE, from the coding sequence GTGGAAAAATTAAAAGAAATGTGGATGAATTTTTTAAGAGAAGAACGAAATACAGATGATTGGTGGGTACGAAAAAAGGCTTTATGGAGGGAGCGGGAAAGTGAAATTGTCCGCATCCAGGGAGACGCGAAAATTTATCGGAAAATCCGTTATGAGAATGAAGCAGAGTATGCATACTTACTGCATGTAGCCTATTTTATCAAGCAGGGGGATCATTTTCATAGGGAGGAGCAGGTTACACCATATAGATTCCGTTTACTTGATGGTGAAATAACAGATCATAAAGAGATAGTGCCAGCTAAGCAGCCAACAGCGAAACAGTCAATCACTCCTGATGAAATACAGGAAAGGTCCGCACACATGCGTTTTTCCTATGACCGTCTTGCTGCAGTGCAATATGCAGAGCGTTGGTGGAACAGTTATAACCCAAATTACAGGAAATTTGACGTGGACTGTACGAATTACGTCTCACAGTGTTTACGGGCAGGTGGTGCGCCAATGCGTGGTGCTCCGGTTAGAGAGCAAGGCTGGTGGTATCAGGATGATAATTGGAGCTTTAGTTGGGCAGTTGCTCATTCCATGAGATGGTATTTAAGTGGGTCTGAAGAAGGATTGCAAGGAAAAGAGGTCGAGAATGCGGAAGCGCTACTTCCTGGAGATATAATTTGCTATGATTTCGAGGGTGATGGGCGCTTTGATCATAATACAATCGTTGTTGCAAAAGATTCCTATGGTATGCCGCTCGTTAACGCACATACTGATAATAGTCGCAATAGATACTGGTCTTATGAGGATTCAACAGCATGGACGCCGAATATACAGTATAAGTTTTTTCAAATTGGTGAGTAG